Proteins encoded by one window of Erysipelothrix rhusiopathiae:
- a CDS encoding ABC transporter permease yields the protein MNHFKRAWLSVSRRKGKSLILLIVVFILGNLIAGTFAIKQGTSRVETNLKEKLGYNATVALDYEAFDRIDFETLKISESTIQKLGKLPEVAFFDYSLKHDIQSSSLKSYQMPHVRDRSDTEEPTHYFSFQGVEYLDLLDTKTGRIELTSGRTFTEDDLKSDVYPVILSDIVMTENNLRLDEVIDLKTMLPNYGVNEGESTPNINFKIKVVGSFKPVSFNQKADNENWSLVSMYNRIYIPNHRLRTLRAEEAKIAEAHGIDILGNDSIYNEEKYNYRDSVFVMESEADLNAFTQQAKELLEDGLTVRTSQQSFEMIAAPMAMLNVMADYTLKGAAITTTIVLSLVVILFLRDRKHEMGIYIALGDRQWGVLGQVTLEVLMITLMGLTLSFGTGLMLANKVSDVLISDSYMDDVFIDTESSYLPSINMIEVNEDYRIELTPSYVLSVYLLGAGVAVASSILPMFYVTRMKPKKILM from the coding sequence ATGAATCATTTTAAAAGAGCCTGGTTAAGTGTCTCTCGACGTAAAGGAAAATCATTAATCCTTTTAATTGTTGTCTTTATACTCGGCAACTTAATCGCAGGAACATTTGCCATTAAACAAGGTACATCACGTGTTGAAACAAATCTTAAAGAAAAACTTGGTTATAACGCAACCGTAGCGCTTGACTACGAAGCGTTTGATCGTATTGATTTCGAAACCCTTAAAATTAGCGAATCAACCATTCAAAAATTAGGAAAACTACCCGAGGTTGCATTTTTTGATTATTCGTTGAAACATGATATTCAATCAAGTTCTTTAAAATCATATCAAATGCCACATGTACGAGATCGTTCTGATACCGAAGAACCGACGCACTATTTTTCATTTCAAGGTGTCGAATATCTAGATCTTCTTGATACCAAAACAGGGCGGATCGAACTAACATCTGGCCGTACCTTTACCGAAGATGACTTAAAGTCAGATGTCTATCCAGTAATTCTTTCGGACATTGTGATGACTGAAAATAATCTTCGTCTTGATGAAGTCATCGACCTTAAAACAATGCTCCCTAATTATGGTGTTAACGAAGGGGAATCAACACCTAACATAAACTTCAAAATTAAAGTTGTAGGTTCATTTAAACCGGTATCGTTTAATCAAAAAGCTGATAATGAAAACTGGAGCCTCGTATCCATGTATAACCGAATTTATATTCCAAATCATCGTTTACGAACATTGAGAGCTGAGGAAGCGAAGATTGCGGAAGCACATGGGATTGATATCCTCGGTAATGACTCAATTTATAACGAAGAAAAATATAACTATCGAGATTCTGTATTTGTGATGGAATCGGAAGCAGATTTAAACGCATTTACACAACAGGCAAAAGAACTCTTGGAAGATGGACTCACGGTTCGCACCTCCCAACAATCTTTTGAAATGATTGCGGCACCCATGGCAATGTTGAATGTAATGGCAGACTATACCTTAAAGGGTGCAGCCATCACCACAACCATCGTGCTTTCCCTTGTCGTGATTCTCTTTTTAAGAGATCGTAAACATGAGATGGGAATTTATATTGCGCTAGGAGATCGTCAATGGGGTGTATTAGGGCAAGTAACCCTTGAGGTGCTCATGATTACACTTATGGGTCTTACCTTATCGTTTGGAACGGGTTTAATGCTTGCGAATAAGGTCTCTGATGTTCTCATTTCGGATTCTTATATGGATGATGTATTTATTGATACGGAAAGTTCTTATCTCCCATCAATTAATATGATTGAAGTGAATGAAGATTAT